In Pedobacter sp. SL55, the following proteins share a genomic window:
- a CDS encoding response regulator produces the protein MKKRILTIEDDPDILEILNIIFEEEDYEIISNNKGMSVDEVALAHPDLVLLDVRIVGFNKTGAQLCEELKASATTSHLPVILLSAERNLAQMATACGADAYISKPFDINGLINVVNKFTS, from the coding sequence ATGAAAAAACGCATACTTACCATTGAAGATGATCCTGATATTCTCGAAATACTAAATATTATTTTTGAAGAAGAAGACTACGAAATCATATCCAATAACAAAGGCATGTCTGTAGATGAAGTAGCTCTTGCGCATCCAGACTTGGTACTTTTGGATGTTAGAATAGTAGGCTTTAACAAAACCGGAGCTCAGTTGTGCGAAGAGCTAAAAGCTTCTGCAACAACAAGCCATCTTCCTGTAATTTTGCTCTCTGCCGAACGCAACTTAGCGCAAATGGCAACAGCATGCGGCGCAGATGCCTACATTTCTAAACCTTTCGACATCAATGGACTGATTAATGTAGTCAACAAATTTACCAGCTAA
- a CDS encoding DUF892 family protein: MNLDREKLEIFFIEHLDKIYCAKQHLISHLPQLAEKANFSDLKDAIINTIENVKTEITRMDMIYELMDVSYSDCATKGLIGFVEDAFVAIERQGPDVELRDLSSLFYLQNIESVEMASFQILQMTAVKLKNKQIGKLLKDNYEQAKSNRTLLLLIASKYIISDLG, encoded by the coding sequence ATGAACTTAGACCGCGAAAAATTAGAAATCTTTTTTATCGAGCACCTCGATAAGATTTATTGCGCAAAACAGCACCTAATTAGTCATTTACCGCAATTGGCAGAAAAAGCAAACTTTTCTGATCTGAAAGATGCAATCATCAATACGATTGAGAACGTGAAAACAGAAATCACCAGAATGGATATGATTTATGAACTGATGGACGTTAGCTATTCTGATTGTGCAACCAAGGGACTTATCGGTTTTGTTGAAGATGCTTTTGTTGCCATAGAACGACAGGGCCCAGATGTGGAGCTTAGAGACCTTTCTAGTTTGTTCTACCTGCAAAATATAGAAAGTGTGGAGATGGCCTCGTTCCAAATTTTACAGATGACAGCGGTAAAACTTAAAAACAAGCAGATTGGGAAGCTTTTAAAAGACAATTATGAGCAGGCAAAATCCAATAGAACCTTACTGCTTTTAATTGCAAGCAAATACATCATCTCTGATTTGGGTTAA
- a CDS encoding beta strand repeat-containing protein, which produces MKSFSLSILSFQFVKMTINKYVLFFNCLFKYIRLITAVFLMFLSFFARAQNIANPDFEIFNLPCPSAQSQFNGKVTSWTTFTTVGSGTPDYFNSCGTYNLASYSPPILANSGNGFAGIYLETNSSSGFSDYKEYFTTQLSAPLVAGVTYAFSFYTAHLIGAPLPGSAPGALGYLDLPDAEQGYLGAVFSTVAPALTNTGNGSGGNPRYNSIRDDFGSGRALVPKANTAVYGVASQNNWVKVTLYYTAVGGEQYMTIGQFRPGGTSLPVNYSSYYLFDNFSTSLVPNTTLTKSVSPATIPSGGTATYTFTLNNTAVGNVAQTGLTFTDNLPSGLRLAANPNVVVTGLTGGTVSAVSGGNSIIVSGYNQAANSTATITVDVTNMPGQGNLSCGSNPAAFTNTAANISSLSANITNNVGDVCLVVSPMPFTCNSDIFLIQDANTALYGVVTSTNPFTFPIIGSPAGYQYNASGVNPLDGYMYAMKTFSNNLLRIDASGAITDMGVVTGLPAATGTTNYNSGEIDHLGNYYIKSVGSNSTLYRVNINTRVATAISLSQATDPSDIAYSISTGLLYGVGTNGRLFSINPSGGTVTFIGTSPGAAVFGALFGSSTGHIYGINNAGDFYEFDLTNGSRTVISSAPSSSNNDGAHCVTAPITFQADLSVTQTDGESTYTPGTNKSYTVVVTNNGPFGVLNANLINSLPSGIPNANMSYTAVASNGSVTSISGTQTGPINDLISLAVNGTITYNITIAVPASFTGDLVNTASVTPPTNITDANLSNNQATDTNVSSCSAGVDSDGDGIGDFCDLDDDNDGILDSEECGGVNKISNGVFPTSGGDTDTYPGWTIGGTYGGAWPSSIGRVNFNSRGLEFKRDANTITTFSQNLTGVFSYNNATINLNALYWYKTLNGNSADSEGILTVSYAGVIYATINTTVGNTPTITGNNGAMVNITTLPAITTNGAYSTPTNLSITLPKSIPSSGEFLLTFTAGSNSSRVRDIGMASISFSGCADTDGDGIPDYLDLDSDNDGCVDAREGNEGVRDEMLTAASGTLSVGTGSAASNQNLGNTVDSQGVPTIVNAGGSADVGADQGQGIGASKNAAVNFCVLNAPGGVAGPDFWVKSDDAGTIATAWKDHSANENNIPNVGAVVLSPADRAHNFHPYTTGYTTTKYFYNTTSLMNPLGNVELPNTNTSIFSAVRPTTVNGTGRITGIDDEANAAEPGISINAGRPRHYEFTNSVTQTEFSSTFNTGVSNVFSAIANNSIANGGTSASSGGEKILGLNGTYETTSFTGTNKFQILGRHLRIGYATFNVNGPFPGDIMEVVWYKRALTANEQSRVNTYLAVKNGTTLNENYLSTASNVVWDRTLNTGYNNNIFGIARDNITALHQKQAGSTNNAQQLVISTTGLADNNAANSTGLTNDMQYLMTGDNGLKQSLLVPLTYTAGSNGQTNYRFESIWKVQNSGSVGTVTVAWPKGVNNLYLVQSPDAAFDETDTFTPMATEVTVNGTAYNTANVTLSNGQFFTFAGFVQAPGGVAGPDFWVKSDDAGTIATAWKDHSANQDDIPNEGGMTLSSANRAHNFHPYTSGYSNTKYFYNTNSLLNFTNTFTDPSMRSSVSIFSAVRPTTTNGTGRITGIDDDVSAAEPGVSISSGRPYIYKYYGNGGAQANNNIMSVANTMIANESAVFSAIQDQALNVGRGERRLGLDGTYESFNLGATTNTFNVLGRHLRIGYATWDVGGAFPGDIMEVVWYKRALTENEQSRVNTYLAVKNGTTLNENYLSTAGNVVWNRTLNTGYNNNIFGIARDNTTALHQKQAGSTNNGQQLVISTTGLADNNAANSTGLTNDMQYLMTGDNGLRQSLLVPLTYTAGSNGATNYRFESIWKVQNSGSVGTVTVAWPKGIRNLYLVQSPDAAFDGTDTYTPMATEVTVNGTAYNTANVTLADGQFFTFAGFVHAPGGVLAGLEAWHRADTFVYTDAGTTLATSGQTIERWDEFNNSGINFSQPTAARRPIYTPDVMLNFNPSVRFTRSSTQWLSYTFPTSTPKTSGTLYFTGKDNAVGYGSGILGMEESMDYPGWHRMATNNYLMYHVNFTPTLSNPIASQIPNILGASWLNGAGSTASNLLFGTRYNGFAESFNTVSNISLSTNHYRVGQDTNYGAYDGNIGETIYYSRDLGTNEKDRVDSYMAIKYGVTLRASNFGTGTFNYLSSLAAVIWNGTSNATYHNNVFGIANDFTSALHQKQSKSANPNQKLIIGAGSTLFNTNTLNTNSLTDGQFLMVGDNGLKQSLLVPLAYTAGTNGTANYRFESIWKVQNSGSVGTVTVAWPKGVKNLYLVQSPDAAFDGTDTFTPMATEVTVNGTVYNTANVTMSDGQYFTFAGFGNAPAGVVTGLSYWYRADVDATNTGAATDVTAWKDVWNGTTVAQLGANALPKYAVGTSSYFNFNPGINFTAGTQTLGNIAVRTLTSLDYDVFTFTKEGLASGGANPRLFSVGMDNTTTGISNWDAFGVFPNNSNLERRVYNGGTQFPAVAPAFDVNIPSIMYFKNTNTNTSKGLNGAVLQTPTAYVAVNEQFGGHMFGSTIFSSNGSDNAGFIGHIGETIVYGAGTLTTTERRRVDSYLAIKYGITLGQINTDHYLGADGTAVWNGATNTTYNNNVFGMAREDVGLFDQKVSRSVNAGTILTVATTNDFVNPNNNGSRTSFTNDKTYFLLGDNNIATTTLSSITISGYTGVSRIPRTWLAQRTNTSGTMYFESNLSSYGSSFGNGEQVKMIVADDAAFTTNVQIVDGVYNTATAKWVHSYNFDSGNANRYITYATVAKTPFPCDNTAYLLKSNQIFRHNLATGATNATPVASFTGLSNGLGFSPIDNTLWLLVTQAPLATNRAKLTRVDGAGVVTTFDIPNLATALGINPTIADITPTGYFVAKVSSANTGAVGAGVAGSTDGDNYVVIDINPSRPATYLQIVDPANSYALATAPYFKETVGNTAIGVADFTYNPGDGLFYGINNVGNLATLNIVTGVYTVGNALVLSNGAALPVSATYTSTFINAAGSLYTIDGNGNTYRVNIPSGNAALISNAGTISNGDGASCPTAALSHTILGNVFNDTNGLTDGIVNGSGTNVSNTLNAILYNNTTGAVAAVNAVAANGNFAFGAIPGNSYTIYVTTSTATVGQTAVPVLALPTAYNYVGENNCINVAGCAGNDGTANGILSLGVVNADISQANFGINACTQPGTFDAAGLPSTTGISDLVGFTGGTTGWPANVPNGHVVIESKSKGFVITRVSSSAAIVNPVEGMLIYDIAAACVKLYNGTAWKCLAKDCL; this is translated from the coding sequence ATGAAAAGCTTTTCCTTATCTATCTTAAGTTTTCAGTTTGTTAAAATGACTATTAATAAATATGTACTGTTTTTTAACTGTTTATTTAAGTACATTCGTTTGATAACGGCTGTTTTTTTGATGTTTTTGAGTTTTTTTGCGAGAGCACAAAACATTGCCAACCCAGATTTTGAGATATTTAATCTGCCCTGTCCTAGTGCTCAATCTCAGTTTAATGGAAAAGTTACAAGCTGGACTACATTTACTACAGTGGGTAGCGGCACACCAGATTATTTCAATAGCTGCGGTACTTATAACTTGGCCTCTTATTCTCCTCCTATTTTAGCTAACAGCGGAAACGGGTTTGCGGGTATTTATTTAGAAACTAATAGTTCATCCGGATTTAGCGATTATAAAGAATACTTTACCACTCAACTTTCTGCACCATTAGTAGCAGGTGTAACTTACGCCTTTTCATTTTATACCGCACATTTGATAGGAGCCCCGCTACCTGGTTCTGCACCTGGTGCTTTAGGTTATTTAGATTTACCAGATGCAGAGCAAGGTTATTTGGGTGCTGTATTTTCTACAGTGGCACCTGCATTAACTAACACAGGTAATGGCAGTGGTGGTAACCCTAGATATAATTCAATTAGGGATGATTTTGGTTCAGGGAGGGCATTAGTTCCAAAGGCAAATACAGCGGTTTATGGAGTTGCTAGCCAAAATAATTGGGTAAAGGTTACTTTGTACTACACTGCAGTAGGAGGAGAACAATATATGACTATTGGACAATTCCGACCTGGTGGCACCAGTTTGCCTGTTAATTATTCTAGCTATTATTTGTTTGATAATTTTTCTACATCTTTAGTGCCAAACACCACACTAACCAAAAGTGTTTCGCCGGCAACTATCCCTTCTGGTGGTACGGCTACTTATACGTTTACACTTAATAATACTGCTGTTGGAAATGTAGCGCAAACGGGTTTAACTTTTACAGACAACCTGCCTAGTGGTTTACGTTTAGCGGCAAATCCAAATGTGGTAGTTACAGGCTTAACAGGTGGTACGGTAAGTGCAGTAAGCGGTGGTAATTCTATTATAGTTTCGGGCTATAACCAAGCTGCTAATTCTACAGCTACCATTACGGTTGATGTTACCAACATGCCTGGGCAGGGAAACCTAAGCTGTGGAAGTAACCCAGCTGCGTTTACCAATACAGCAGCAAATATCTCGAGTTTAAGTGCAAATATCACTAACAATGTAGGTGATGTTTGTTTGGTGGTCTCGCCAATGCCGTTTACCTGTAATTCTGATATTTTTTTAATACAAGATGCAAATACAGCCTTGTATGGTGTAGTTACCTCAACTAATCCGTTCACGTTCCCTATCATAGGGTCTCCGGCAGGTTATCAATACAATGCTTCGGGTGTCAATCCCTTAGATGGTTACATGTATGCCATGAAAACATTCAGCAATAATTTGCTTAGGATAGATGCTTCGGGTGCGATTACAGATATGGGCGTAGTTACTGGCCTTCCGGCGGCAACGGGTACAACCAATTATAATAGTGGAGAAATAGATCATTTGGGTAATTACTATATTAAATCCGTAGGCTCAAATTCCACGCTGTATCGTGTAAATATCAATACACGGGTAGCCACAGCAATAAGTTTAAGTCAAGCCACAGATCCTTCGGACATTGCCTATAGCATTTCTACTGGATTGTTATACGGGGTTGGTACCAACGGTAGATTGTTCTCTATTAACCCTTCTGGAGGTACGGTAACCTTTATCGGCACATCGCCGGGTGCGGCTGTTTTCGGCGCACTCTTCGGATCAAGTACGGGGCATATTTATGGGATTAACAATGCCGGAGACTTCTATGAATTTGATTTAACAAATGGCTCGCGTACGGTCATCTCTAGTGCCCCTTCTAGCAGTAACAACGATGGTGCGCACTGTGTAACTGCACCCATTACTTTCCAAGCTGATCTCTCGGTAACGCAAACAGATGGCGAGAGTACGTATACGCCAGGCACCAACAAATCCTATACCGTTGTGGTAACCAATAATGGCCCTTTCGGTGTGCTCAATGCAAATCTCATCAACAGTTTGCCATCGGGTATACCCAACGCAAATATGAGCTATACTGCGGTAGCTTCAAATGGAAGTGTTACTTCGATAAGTGGAACGCAAACTGGGCCTATAAATGATTTGATATCTCTTGCCGTAAATGGAACCATCACATACAACATCACCATTGCCGTTCCTGCATCGTTTACGGGCGACTTGGTAAATACCGCCTCGGTAACCCCGCCAACAAATATTACCGATGCAAATTTATCAAATAATCAGGCAACCGATACCAATGTTTCTTCTTGTAGCGCAGGCGTAGATTCTGACGGAGATGGTATCGGTGATTTTTGTGATTTAGATGATGATAACGATGGTATTTTAGACTCTGAAGAATGTGGAGGTGTCAATAAGATTTCGAATGGTGTTTTTCCAACTTCTGGGGGAGATACGGATACCTACCCAGGGTGGACAATCGGAGGAACTTACGGTGGGGCATGGCCTTCTAGTATTGGAAGGGTTAACTTCAACAGTAGAGGGCTCGAATTTAAAAGAGATGCCAATACCATCACCACTTTTAGTCAAAACCTAACGGGCGTTTTTAGCTATAATAATGCCACCATCAATTTAAATGCTCTTTATTGGTATAAAACCTTGAACGGAAATTCTGCTGATTCAGAAGGTATACTTACCGTTTCATACGCTGGTGTCATTTATGCAACCATCAATACAACAGTTGGAAATACACCAACTATCACGGGAAATAACGGCGCAATGGTAAACATTACCACGCTGCCCGCAATTACCACAAATGGTGCTTATTCTACGCCAACAAATCTTAGTATAACATTGCCCAAGTCTATTCCTTCTAGCGGCGAATTCTTACTTACTTTTACGGCGGGATCTAATAGTAGCAGGGTAAGAGATATCGGTATGGCATCAATTTCCTTTTCAGGCTGTGCAGATACCGATGGTGATGGCATCCCCGATTATTTAGATTTAGATTCTGATAACGATGGCTGTGTAGATGCAAGAGAAGGTAACGAAGGCGTAAGAGACGAAATGCTAACGGCTGCCAGCGGAACCTTGTCGGTAGGAACCGGCTCTGCTGCCAGTAATCAAAATCTAGGCAACACGGTAGATAGCCAAGGTGTACCTACCATTGTTAATGCTGGCGGCAGTGCCGATGTAGGCGCAGATCAAGGGCAGGGCATAGGAGCGTCGAAAAACGCTGCGGTAAATTTTTGTGTGCTTAACGCTCCTGGCGGGGTAGCTGGGCCAGATTTTTGGGTAAAATCTGATGATGCGGGAACCATCGCCACGGCGTGGAAAGACCATTCTGCTAATGAGAATAATATCCCCAACGTTGGTGCGGTGGTGCTCTCACCTGCCGACAGAGCGCACAACTTCCATCCCTACACTACAGGTTATACTACCACAAAGTATTTTTATAACACCACATCGTTAATGAACCCTTTGGGTAACGTGGAGCTACCCAATACCAATACTTCCATTTTCTCGGCAGTAAGGCCTACTACGGTAAATGGAACTGGCCGTATTACTGGGATTGATGACGAGGCAAATGCGGCTGAACCTGGCATTTCAATCAATGCTGGAAGACCGAGGCACTATGAGTTCACTAACAGCGTAACACAAACAGAGTTCTCCTCAACATTTAATACTGGTGTTTCTAATGTTTTTTCGGCGATAGCCAATAATTCCATTGCCAATGGCGGAACTTCAGCGTCGTCTGGAGGAGAAAAAATCTTAGGCCTTAACGGAACTTACGAAACCACTTCGTTTACAGGAACTAACAAATTCCAAATTCTTGGGCGCCATTTAAGAATAGGCTATGCCACTTTCAATGTGAACGGCCCTTTTCCTGGCGACATTATGGAAGTAGTGTGGTACAAGCGTGCCTTAACTGCCAACGAGCAATCGAGGGTAAACACTTACCTTGCCGTAAAAAATGGTACTACCTTAAATGAGAATTACCTTTCTACAGCAAGCAACGTAGTATGGGACAGAACGCTCAACACAGGCTACAATAACAATATCTTCGGCATTGCCAGAGACAATATTACCGCCTTGCACCAGAAACAGGCGGGTAGTACAAATAATGCCCAGCAGTTGGTAATTTCTACCACGGGCCTTGCCGATAACAATGCTGCCAATAGCACTGGCTTAACTAACGATATGCAGTATCTTATGACCGGAGATAATGGGCTTAAGCAAAGCTTGCTTGTTCCATTAACTTATACTGCAGGTAGCAACGGCCAAACCAATTACCGTTTCGAATCGATCTGGAAAGTGCAGAACTCTGGAAGTGTAGGCACCGTAACTGTGGCATGGCCAAAAGGCGTAAATAACCTTTATTTGGTACAATCTCCAGATGCTGCATTTGATGAAACCGATACTTTTACACCAATGGCTACAGAAGTTACCGTAAATGGCACAGCGTACAATACTGCCAATGTAACCCTAAGCAATGGCCAGTTTTTTACCTTTGCAGGCTTTGTTCAAGCTCCTGGTGGGGTAGCAGGACCCGATTTTTGGGTAAAATCGGATGATGCCGGGACTATTGCCACGGCATGGAAAGACCATTCTGCTAATCAAGATGATATTCCCAACGAAGGGGGAATGACACTTTCTAGCGCTAATAGGGCACATAACTTCCATCCTTACACTAGCGGATATTCCAATACAAAATACTTTTACAATACCAACAGTCTACTCAATTTTACCAATACTTTTACCGATCCATCCATGAGGAGTTCGGTGTCTATCTTCTCGGCAGTAAGACCAACAACCACCAACGGAACAGGTCGTATTACCGGTATTGACGATGATGTTAGCGCAGCTGAACCCGGTGTTTCTATCAGTTCTGGGCGACCTTACATCTATAAATATTATGGAAATGGCGGTGCACAAGCAAATAACAATATCATGAGTGTGGCCAATACAATGATAGCAAATGAAAGTGCGGTGTTCTCTGCAATTCAAGATCAGGCACTTAATGTTGGAAGGGGAGAAAGAAGGTTGGGATTAGATGGAACCTATGAGAGTTTTAATTTAGGGGCAACTACAAATACCTTCAATGTACTTGGTCGTCACCTAAGAATAGGTTATGCTACTTGGGATGTTGGTGGCGCTTTCCCGGGCGATATTATGGAAGTGGTGTGGTACAAACGTGCTTTAACCGAAAATGAGCAATCGAGGGTAAACACTTACCTTGCCGTAAAAAATGGTACTACCTTAAATGAGAATTACCTTTCTACAGCGGGCAACGTAGTATGGAACAGAACGCTCAACACTGGATATAACAACAACATATTTGGTATTGCCAGAGATAATACGACAGCCTTGCACCAGAAACAGGCTGGTAGTACAAACAATGGCCAGCAGTTGGTAATTTCTACCACGGGCCTTGCCGATAACAATGCTGCCAATAGCACCGGCTTAACTAACGATATGCAGTATCTTATGACCGGAGATAATGGTCTTAGGCAGAGCTTGCTTGTTCCATTAACTTATACTGCAGGTAGCAATGGCGCAACCAATTACCGTTTCGAATCGATCTGGAAAGTGCAGAACTCTGGAAGTGTAGGCACCGTAACTGTGGCATGGCCTAAAGGTATAAGAAACCTTTATCTAGTGCAATCTCCAGATGCAGCCTTTGACGGGACCGACACTTATACCCCAATGGCTACAGAAGTTACCGTAAATGGTACAGCGTATAATACTGCCAATGTAACCTTGGCAGATGGCCAGTTCTTTACCTTTGCAGGCTTTGTTCATGCTCCAGGTGGCGTGTTAGCAGGTCTGGAGGCTTGGCATAGAGCAGATACTTTTGTTTATACAGACGCTGGTACAACATTGGCAACTTCTGGACAAACAATAGAACGTTGGGATGAATTTAATAACTCTGGGATTAACTTTAGTCAGCCAACAGCTGCCAGAAGGCCAATTTACACGCCAGATGTAATGCTTAATTTCAACCCTTCGGTAAGGTTTACACGTTCATCAACCCAATGGTTGTCTTATACTTTCCCTACTTCTACACCAAAAACATCAGGTACCCTTTATTTTACAGGAAAGGATAATGCCGTTGGATATGGTTCTGGAATTTTGGGTATGGAAGAATCGATGGATTATCCGGGCTGGCATAGAATGGCTACTAATAATTATTTAATGTACCATGTTAATTTTACCCCTACTTTATCTAACCCAATTGCCAGCCAAATTCCAAATATATTAGGCGCTTCATGGCTAAATGGAGCAGGAAGCACCGCTTCTAACCTACTGTTTGGCACAAGATATAACGGCTTTGCCGAATCATTCAATACCGTTAGCAATATTAGCCTCAGTACTAATCATTATCGTGTGGGGCAAGATACAAACTATGGTGCTTATGATGGGAATATAGGTGAAACCATCTATTATAGTAGAGATTTAGGGACTAACGAAAAAGATAGGGTAGATAGTTATATGGCCATTAAGTATGGTGTAACTTTGCGGGCCAGTAATTTTGGGACAGGTACTTTTAACTATCTATCGTCTTTAGCTGCTGTAATATGGAATGGAACCAGTAATGCCACATATCACAACAACGTATTTGGTATAGCTAACGATTTTACCTCGGCATTGCATCAGAAACAATCAAAAAGTGCCAATCCAAATCAAAAATTAATTATAGGGGCAGGAAGCACTTTATTTAATACCAATACATTAAATACCAATAGTTTAACAGACGGGCAATTCTTGATGGTAGGTGATAACGGCCTTAAACAAAGTTTACTTGTTCCGTTGGCTTATACAGCTGGTACCAACGGTACAGCCAACTACCGTTTTGAGTCGATCTGGAAAGTACAGAACTCGGGAAGTGTAGGTACGGTAACGGTGGCTTGGCCTAAAGGAGTAAAAAATCTTTATCTGGTGCAATCTCCAGATGCTGCTTTTGACGGAACCGATACCTTTACCCCAATGGCTACAGAAGTTACCGTAAACGGAACGGTGTACAATACCGCCAATGTAACCATGTCAGATGGTCAGTACTTTACCTTTGCAGGTTTCGGAAACGCTCCGGCAGGAGTTGTTACAGGCTTATCTTACTGGTACAGGGCCGATGTTGACGCCACGAATACAGGTGCTGCAACAGACGTAACCGCTTGGAAAGATGTATGGAATGGAACTACCGTTGCACAGTTGGGAGCCAATGCACTTCCTAAATATGCAGTGGGCACGTCGTCTTATTTCAATTTTAATCCAGGCATTAATTTTACGGCCGGAACACAAACCTTGGGAAATATAGCAGTGCGTACATTAACGAGTTTAGACTATGATGTGTTTACCTTCACTAAAGAAGGTTTAGCTTCTGGAGGGGCAAACCCAAGGTTGTTTAGCGTTGGTATGGATAATACTACCACGGGTATTTCAAATTGGGACGCTTTTGGTGTTTTTCCTAACAATTCAAATTTAGAAAGAAGAGTTTATAATGGGGGTACACAATTTCCTGCGGTAGCACCTGCTTTTGATGTTAACATTCCAAGTATCATGTATTTTAAAAATACCAATACCAATACAAGTAAGGGGCTTAACGGAGCTGTTTTGCAAACGCCAACAGCTTATGTGGCTGTAAATGAACAGTTCGGAGGGCACATGTTCGGGAGCACAATTTTTTCTAGCAACGGTAGTGATAATGCCGGATTTATAGGACACATTGGAGAAACCATTGTATATGGCGCCGGAACGCTTACAACAACCGAACGCAGAAGAGTAGACTCTTATCTTGCCATTAAATATGGTATTACTTTAGGCCAGATAAATACAGATCACTACCTTGGTGCTGATGGAACAGCTGTATGGAACGGCGCAACCAACACAACCTATAACAATAACGTTTTTGGTATGGCCAGAGAAGACGTAGGACTTTTCGACCAAAAAGTATCAAGAAGTGTAAATGCCGGTACCATACTTACGGTAGCAACAACTAACGATTTTGTAAATCCTAACAATAACGGTTCGCGTACTAGTTTTACTAACGACAAAACTTATTTCCTATTGGGAGATAATAACATTGCTACAACTACCTTAAGCAGTATTACAATAAGTGGCTATACAGGTGTTTCGCGTATTCCAAGAACATGGTTGGCACAACGTACCAATACCAGCGGTACTATGTACTTTGAGTCGAACCTTTCTTCTTACGGAAGTAGTTTTGGAAATGGAGAACAAGTAAAAATGATTGTTGCAGATGATGCAGCATTTACAACTAATGTGCAAATTGTTGATGGTGTCTACAATACTGCAACCGCAAAATGGGTACACAGTTACAACTTTGACTCTGGAAATGCAAATAGATACATTACCTACGCAACAGTGGCAAAAACTCCTTTCCCTTGTGATAATACAGCCTATCTTTTAAAAAGTAATCAGATATTTAGGCATAACTTAGCTACAGGTGCAACAAATGCAACCCCAGTGGCAAGTTTTACAGGCTTATCAAATGGTCTTGGCTTTAGCCCAATTGATAATACCTTATGGTTATTGGTTACACAAGCTCCTTTGGCTACAAATAGGGCTAAATTAACTAGGGTTGATGGAGCAGGCGTAGTCACTACATTTGATATTCCTAACTTGGCTACGGCATTAGGCATAAACCCAACAATTGCCGACATAACGCCTACAGGTTATTTTGTGGCGAAAGTAAGTTCTGCAAACACCGGAGCAGTGGGAGCAGGAGTAGCTGGTTCTACCGACGGAGATAACTACGTAGTAATTGACATAAATCCTTCAAGACCAGCCACCTATCTTCAAATTGTAGATCCAGCTAATTCTTATGCGTTGGCAACAGCGCCATATTTTAAAGAAACCGTGGGGAACACAGCAATTGGTGTGGCCGATTTTACTTATAATCCTGGTGATGGTTTATTTTATGGTATAAATAATGTAGGTAATTTAGCAACATTAAATATTGTAACAGGTGTTTATACTGTAGGCAATGCACTAGTTTTATCTAATGGAGCAGCTTTACCAGTATCAGCAACATATACATCTACTTTTATAAATGCTGCTGGTTCTTTATATACCATAGATGGTAACGGCAACACCTATCGCGTCAATATTCCTTCTGGCAATGCAGCACTAATTTCTAATGCTGGAACAATTAGTAATGGCGATGGAGCGAGTTGCCCAACTGCAGCCTTATCTCACACTATTTTAGGTAATGTATTTAACGATACAAATGGTTTAACCGATGGTATTGTAAATGGAAGCGGAACCAATGTATCTAATACCTTAAATGCCATACTATATAACAATACAACAGGCGCTGTAGCGGCAGTAAATGCTGTGGCAGCAAATGGAAATTTTGCTTTTGGAGCAATCCCAGGTAACTCTTACACAATTTACGTAACCACCAGCACCGCAACAGTAGGCCAAACGGCTGTGCCAGTATTGGCCTTACCTACAGCATATAATTATGTGGGCGAAAATAATTGCATCAATGTTGCTGGTTGTGCCGGAAATGACGGAACGGCTAATGGAATATTGTCATTGGGTGTAGTAAATGCAGATATTTCTCAAGCAAATTTTGGTATAAATGCTTGTACCCAACCAGGCACATTTGATGCAGCAGGTTTGCCAAGTACCACAGGTATTTCTGATCTAGTAGGTTTCACAGGTGGCACTACAGGGTGGCCTGCCAATGTGCCAAACGGACACGTGGTTATCGAATCAAAAAGTAAAGGTTTTGTAATTACCAGAGTAAGCTCTTCGGCAGCAATAGTTAATCCGGTAGAAGGTATGTTAATCTATGATATTGCAGCTGCCTGCGTTAAGTTATACAACGGTACGGCTTGGAAGTGCTTAGCAAAAGATTGTTTATAA